From Brevibacillus marinus, a single genomic window includes:
- a CDS encoding MBL fold metallo-hydrolase has translation MSQPTDSSRQQLREVATGVYQIELPTPFSVGPVNVYLLKGSEWTLVDTGPHTSAAWDTLCGALKQLGCQPADLSQVVLTHHHVDHVGLLQKVREVSGARSLAHPLAVPFVEMDETFMAYHNQFFYRLYRESGVPERLLSVVEKYHRMLLTFCQPASIDVLLKHEQPLPGLPEWQVLYTPGHSQSHLSLYRASDQVLIGGDHILKQISSNAFIEPPRDPAQARALPLVQYRTSLQMCAELEIQLVLPGHGEVVTDHRELIAGRLQRHWERAGKLRSLLADGEKTAFQLSALLFPGLYEQELALTLSETLGHLDLLTMLHQLEIRQKEGVFYYSL, from the coding sequence ATGTCACAACCAACCGACAGCAGCCGGCAGCAGCTGCGGGAAGTAGCCACAGGTGTATATCAAATCGAACTGCCCACCCCCTTTTCGGTCGGTCCGGTCAACGTCTACTTGCTGAAGGGGAGCGAATGGACGCTGGTTGACACCGGCCCGCACACGTCCGCCGCCTGGGACACCCTGTGCGGCGCGCTGAAGCAGCTCGGCTGTCAGCCGGCTGATCTCTCGCAGGTGGTGCTTACGCATCACCACGTGGATCACGTCGGGCTGTTACAAAAGGTGCGGGAGGTCTCCGGCGCCCGCAGCCTGGCGCACCCGCTGGCGGTGCCCTTTGTCGAGATGGATGAGACTTTTATGGCGTACCACAATCAGTTTTTCTATCGCTTGTACCGGGAGAGCGGGGTGCCGGAGCGGCTGCTGTCGGTCGTCGAGAAATACCACCGCATGCTGTTGACGTTTTGCCAGCCGGCCAGCATCGATGTTCTGTTAAAACACGAGCAGCCGCTGCCGGGGCTGCCCGAGTGGCAGGTGCTGTATACGCCCGGCCATTCCCAGAGCCACCTCTCCCTGTACCGGGCTTCCGACCAGGTGCTGATCGGCGGCGACCACATCTTGAAACAGATCTCCTCCAATGCGTTTATTGAACCGCCGCGCGATCCGGCGCAAGCTCGCGCGCTTCCCCTGGTCCAGTATCGCACCTCGCTGCAGATGTGCGCCGAGCTGGAGATTCAGCTGGTGCTGCCGGGGCACGGCGAGGTGGTAACCGATCATCGGGAACTGATCGCGGGCCGCCTGCAGCGCCATTGGGAGCGAGCCGGCAAGCTGCGCAGCCTGCTGGCGGACGGCGAAAAAACGGCCTTTCAACTGTCCGCGCTGCTCTTTCCCGGCTTGTACGAACAGGAACTGGCGCTGACGCTGTCGGAAACATTGGGCCACCTCGACCTATTGACCATGCTGCACCAGCTGGAAATCAGGCAAAAAGAGGGAGTGTTCTACTACTCCCTGTAG
- the refZ gene encoding forespore capture DNA-binding protein RefZ: MKRAGEQSSKGAEQTKERILAAAAKLFDAQGFDGTTVRQIAKEADVNLALISYHFKGKKGLLELLIASYYETFFRLLAKQKAANGEMDPLAELLSVVRLYVYFQRDHAAVTRLIQRELSVESMLAREVMTVYIHRWKYSFSSIIEDGIARKLFVPVAVDQVLLAMTGLLVYPYLNPQAVREVYYLEPGSDEFCEWLIATVEQLLRSLLVPSLSPSSP; encoded by the coding sequence ATGAAACGAGCCGGTGAGCAAAGCAGTAAAGGTGCGGAACAGACCAAGGAACGGATCCTGGCAGCCGCCGCCAAGCTGTTTGATGCCCAGGGATTTGACGGCACGACGGTTCGCCAGATTGCCAAGGAAGCAGATGTGAACCTGGCCCTGATTTCCTACCATTTTAAGGGGAAGAAGGGACTCTTGGAGCTGCTGATTGCCTCCTATTACGAAACGTTTTTTCGCCTCCTCGCCAAACAGAAGGCGGCGAATGGAGAAATGGATCCGTTGGCTGAACTGCTTTCTGTCGTGCGGCTCTATGTGTATTTTCAGCGCGATCACGCAGCGGTGACCCGTTTGATTCAGCGGGAATTAAGTGTCGAATCGATGCTGGCGCGCGAAGTGATGACCGTGTACATACATCGCTGGAAGTACAGTTTTTCCAGTATTATCGAAGACGGCATAGCCAGGAAGCTGTTTGTTCCCGTGGCTGTTGATCAGGTATTGTTGGCGATGACCGGGCTGCTTGTCTACCCCTACCTGAACCCGCAGGCGGTCCGGGAAGTGTACTACCTGGAACCGGGTTCGGACGAGTTTTGCGAGTGGCTGATTGCTACCGTGGAACAGCTGCTGCGTTCTCTGCTGGTGCCCTCCTTATCGCCGTCCAGTCCGTAA
- a CDS encoding septation ring formation regulator EzrA — MKLRLLMLLLIAVGVLPVAAWAAPFPAKTDEVVQDEDGFLDEQEKQSFSEFVKQYSDVYKLVVVESVEPEAATADEYARQLYDHYNLPENALMIVLDAGTQELGVYPGPALQEKGADLELLHEKIETYYKPFSSEKKYLAGIQTFIAETHNELEQGTAQADTAAGGDGAASAPEPNARPESGSLWSLIPWWVYALAVLFLLFLAALLYAFVRRNAIFAEVDRIEDWKDEVVEKIQAIDLDKPLRRATGATEEWYAQLANRKENLLRMKIPDVEMIILEAEEACERLRFQAARELLAEGEELLTELEAELAELKTDSTKAAEKKNENTHQLPELEKLAEQCGRKLTNARLDYGLTFHELKDQLDEAEKLRGKVKELLAAGDTMQAYELAKNAQEILQGLVKTLERLPELVNRVQKEMVEELKQLEDDIALLIRDGHALNQNLLEAVLLPVKQLLISAETALEEGNLGQVEMHVKAFSIKMDEAYQSLEEAVLGQRQSAIAAASSAERAGEPELELDLAPAAAAGSPYLSQPAVPAEPNGENKLDEAGAELAGAGAEPAARDALAVPAEADREDAASVPADWPEAGERMRRATIGLAGTAELEDAAERPWPDGSSTSQEERWLLLERASAGRAEEQPPADFAPARPGELERAEEQEEYELVIRKPRGADGAEAAAASVQLERVRIESEDDALDLIEHISNSLIRIRQQLKRGYLPGIPDEVVFHFEQVVQTLGRVKLAMDRYRYEIEEVAELLLEAQEELALTQKLAEEAIRDCQRAEGAIQYTNRYRRQNRQVHELLSKAEQAFRQLRFAEALSLAEEARLLVEGEEAADTGRSGWLLRRKRKGAGE; from the coding sequence GTGAAGTTACGTCTGTTGATGCTCTTGCTGATCGCTGTTGGCGTGCTGCCGGTTGCCGCGTGGGCAGCGCCTTTCCCGGCAAAGACGGACGAAGTGGTCCAGGACGAGGATGGTTTTCTCGACGAACAAGAAAAGCAATCCTTCAGCGAATTCGTCAAGCAGTACTCCGATGTGTACAAGCTGGTGGTCGTGGAAAGCGTCGAACCGGAGGCGGCCACTGCCGACGAGTACGCCCGGCAGCTGTACGACCATTACAATTTGCCGGAAAATGCGCTGATGATCGTGCTGGACGCCGGCACGCAGGAATTGGGCGTCTACCCCGGGCCCGCGCTGCAGGAAAAGGGCGCTGACCTGGAGCTGCTGCATGAAAAGATTGAAACGTATTACAAACCGTTTAGCAGTGAAAAGAAATACTTGGCGGGCATCCAGACGTTTATCGCGGAGACGCACAACGAGTTGGAACAGGGCACTGCCCAGGCAGACACGGCGGCTGGCGGCGATGGCGCAGCGAGCGCACCAGAGCCGAATGCGCGGCCGGAATCCGGTTCGCTCTGGAGCCTCATCCCGTGGTGGGTGTATGCGCTGGCTGTCCTCTTCCTGCTCTTTTTAGCCGCTCTTTTGTATGCGTTTGTGCGGCGCAACGCCATCTTCGCGGAAGTGGACCGCATCGAGGACTGGAAAGACGAAGTGGTCGAGAAAATCCAGGCCATCGATCTGGACAAGCCTCTGCGGCGGGCGACGGGAGCGACGGAAGAATGGTACGCCCAGCTGGCGAACCGCAAGGAAAACCTGCTGCGGATGAAAATCCCCGATGTGGAAATGATCATCCTGGAAGCGGAAGAAGCGTGTGAACGGCTGCGGTTCCAGGCTGCCCGCGAGCTGCTCGCCGAGGGCGAGGAACTGTTGACGGAATTGGAAGCGGAACTGGCCGAACTGAAAACGGACAGCACGAAAGCGGCGGAAAAGAAAAATGAGAATACGCACCAGCTTCCTGAGTTGGAGAAACTGGCGGAACAGTGCGGGCGGAAACTGACCAACGCGCGGCTTGATTACGGACTGACGTTTCACGAGCTGAAGGATCAGCTGGATGAAGCGGAAAAGCTGCGCGGGAAGGTCAAGGAACTGCTGGCGGCAGGCGACACGATGCAGGCTTACGAACTGGCGAAAAACGCGCAGGAGATTTTGCAGGGACTTGTCAAGACGCTGGAACGGCTTCCCGAACTGGTCAACCGGGTGCAGAAAGAAATGGTGGAGGAACTGAAACAGCTGGAAGACGACATCGCCTTGCTGATCAGGGACGGACACGCCCTCAACCAAAACCTGCTGGAGGCGGTTCTCTTGCCGGTCAAGCAGCTGCTCATCTCCGCCGAGACTGCGCTGGAAGAAGGAAACCTGGGGCAAGTCGAGATGCATGTCAAGGCGTTTTCGATCAAAATGGACGAGGCCTACCAAAGTCTGGAGGAAGCTGTGCTCGGTCAGCGCCAGTCCGCGATCGCCGCGGCATCGTCCGCAGAGCGCGCAGGCGAGCCGGAGCTTGAGCTTGACCTCGCTCCCGCGGCGGCCGCCGGTTCGCCGTACCTGTCCCAGCCGGCCGTTCCGGCGGAGCCGAACGGGGAGAACAAGCTGGATGAGGCAGGAGCGGAGCTGGCAGGAGCAGGAGCGGAGCCGGCAGCACGAGACGCGCTTGCGGTGCCGGCGGAAGCGGACCGGGAGGATGCAGCGAGCGTGCCGGCAGATTGGCCGGAAGCGGGCGAAAGGATGCGGCGTGCCACGATCGGATTGGCAGGAACGGCTGAGCTGGAGGACGCCGCTGAACGGCCTTGGCCTGACGGCAGCTCCACCTCGCAGGAGGAGCGCTGGCTGCTCTTGGAACGCGCGTCGGCAGGACGGGCGGAGGAGCAGCCACCCGCCGACTTCGCCCCGGCTCGCCCTGGCGAGCTTGAGCGGGCCGAGGAGCAGGAGGAGTATGAACTGGTGATCCGCAAACCGCGCGGTGCCGACGGGGCGGAAGCGGCGGCAGCGTCCGTGCAGTTGGAGCGGGTACGGATCGAAAGCGAAGACGATGCGCTGGACCTGATCGAGCACATCTCCAACTCCCTGATTCGCATCCGGCAGCAGTTGAAGCGCGGCTACCTGCCGGGGATCCCCGACGAAGTCGTGTTTCACTTTGAACAGGTGGTGCAAACGCTCGGCCGGGTCAAACTGGCAATGGACCGCTACCGGTACGAAATAGAAGAAGTGGCGGAGCTGTTGCTGGAGGCACAGGAAGAGTTGGCGCTTACCCAGAAATTGGCGGAAGAGGCGATCCGGGACTGCCAGCGGGCTGAAGGTGCGATCCAGTACACCAATCGTTACCGCCGGCAGAACCGCCAGGTACACGAGTTGCTGTCCAAAGCGGAGCAGGCGTTTCGGCAGCTTCGCTTTGCAGAAGCGCTCTCGCTGGCGGAAGAAGCGAGGCTGCTGGTCGAAGGCGAAGAAGCGGCGGATACGGGGAGGAGCGGCTGGCTTTTGCGTCGCAAACGGAAAGGAGCAGGGGAGTGA
- a CDS encoding M42 family metallopeptidase → MADAFQLALWKRLTEAHGAPGFEGEVRAIMKEYIAHYTDEIVFDNLGSMFGVHRGDENGPRIMVAGHMDEVGFMVTRISDKGFLSFQPLGGWWGQVLLAQRVRVLTAAGPIEGVISSIPPHVLSNEQRNKPMEIKDMYIDIGADSRQEAERWGVRPGVPVVPVSPFTIMKDGRKIMAKAWDNRYGCALAIELLKELHERPAHPNVVFAGATVQEEVGTRGATTAAHLVDPDIFIALDASPAGDIPGVRDGFGKLGDGLLMRIYDRVMITHPGLRDFLIDICEREGIKYQFYVAQGGTDAGAVHLHNSGVPSAVIGLPARYIHSHTAIIDQDDYQAARQLLFQVIRKLDRAAWDAIRSY, encoded by the coding sequence ATGGCAGATGCGTTTCAACTCGCGTTGTGGAAAAGACTGACGGAGGCGCACGGCGCTCCCGGTTTTGAGGGGGAAGTGCGCGCGATCATGAAAGAATACATCGCCCACTACACGGACGAGATCGTGTTTGACAACCTGGGGAGCATGTTTGGCGTGCACCGGGGGGATGAGAACGGCCCGCGCATCATGGTCGCCGGCCACATGGATGAAGTGGGATTTATGGTCACGCGCATTTCGGACAAAGGGTTTCTCAGCTTTCAGCCGCTGGGCGGCTGGTGGGGGCAGGTACTGCTTGCCCAGCGGGTGCGCGTGCTCACCGCCGCCGGGCCGATCGAAGGGGTCATCAGTTCGATTCCGCCGCACGTGCTGAGCAATGAACAGCGGAACAAGCCGATGGAAATCAAGGACATGTACATTGACATTGGCGCAGACTCCCGCCAGGAAGCGGAGCGGTGGGGGGTCAGACCGGGTGTGCCGGTTGTTCCCGTCAGTCCGTTTACGATCATGAAAGACGGCAGAAAAATCATGGCGAAAGCCTGGGACAACCGTTACGGCTGCGCGCTGGCGATCGAACTGCTGAAAGAGCTGCACGAACGTCCCGCCCATCCCAACGTCGTCTTTGCGGGAGCAACGGTGCAGGAAGAAGTGGGAACGCGAGGGGCGACCACGGCGGCCCATTTGGTCGATCCGGATATTTTTATCGCGCTCGACGCCAGTCCGGCAGGCGATATTCCGGGAGTTCGCGACGGGTTTGGCAAACTGGGGGACGGCCTGTTGATGCGCATCTACGACCGGGTCATGATTACCCACCCCGGACTTCGCGATTTTTTGATTGACATCTGCGAGCGGGAAGGGATCAAGTACCAGTTCTACGTCGCCCAGGGCGGAACCGATGCGGGAGCGGTACACCTGCACAACAGCGGCGTTCCCTCTGCGGTAATCGGTCTGCCGGCCCGTTACATCCACAGCCATACGGCGATCATCGACCAGGACGATTATCAGGCGGCCCGGCAGCTTTTGTTCCAGGTGATCCGCAAGTTGGATCGCGCGGCATGGGACGCCATCCGCTCCTATTAA
- a CDS encoding MFS transporter, with protein MNLARPLLANRLYLLLLAGVLVSHLAAYLVTPLFPVFLEKVGGFGLGQVGLILGVGSFAFQIGSLLGGFLSDQLGRRTVMVAGALLQGVAMIGYGLSQAFVAFLGFAIVNGSGLGMYAPAVKAMIVSSVGSANRTTAFSWRGIAANLGIIIAGLSITLLALGTDRRIFFYSAAVLLALALFTRLALPDDRTAEQPSQRTAWAECKKILTHRSFLLFSAVSLLIWALYAQFALILPLRGEYVLGSPAQIGLIWTINSLVLVLLQGPVSRLVLERINPYYSLFIGTMLIGLGISSLGLANGFLALSLAAVVFIVGEMMLMPIWDSLVGHFATAELLGAYYGLANVVMAVGSAMGTAVGGSLVERLGGVGSRLPWLGYALATLFFLCLVGLFVYYAKDRHGGGQHQPTSGTGGIAHIFKEKVK; from the coding sequence ATGAACCTCGCTCGTCCGCTGCTCGCGAATCGCCTGTATCTGTTGTTGCTCGCCGGCGTATTGGTTTCCCACCTCGCTGCCTATTTGGTCACCCCGCTATTCCCGGTTTTTTTGGAGAAGGTAGGCGGATTTGGCCTGGGACAAGTCGGCTTGATTCTGGGCGTGGGCAGCTTCGCCTTTCAAATCGGCAGCTTGTTGGGGGGCTTCCTGTCGGATCAGCTGGGGCGGCGAACCGTGATGGTCGCGGGCGCCCTGCTGCAGGGAGTCGCGATGATCGGATACGGGTTGAGCCAAGCGTTTGTCGCCTTTCTCGGCTTCGCGATCGTCAACGGCAGCGGGCTTGGCATGTATGCCCCAGCGGTCAAGGCGATGATTGTCAGCTCCGTCGGGTCCGCCAACCGGACGACCGCTTTTTCCTGGCGGGGAATCGCCGCCAATCTCGGCATCATCATCGCCGGATTGAGCATCACGCTGCTGGCGCTGGGAACAGACCGGCGGATCTTCTTTTACTCTGCGGCCGTTTTGCTCGCGCTCGCCCTGTTTACCCGCCTCGCGCTGCCCGATGATCGCACAGCAGAACAGCCAAGCCAGCGCACGGCCTGGGCGGAATGCAAGAAAATCCTGACACACCGCAGTTTTCTCCTGTTTTCCGCCGTTTCCCTGCTGATCTGGGCCTTGTACGCACAATTTGCGCTGATTCTGCCCTTGCGGGGGGAGTACGTGCTGGGTTCGCCAGCGCAGATCGGCCTGATCTGGACGATTAATTCGCTTGTGCTCGTCCTGCTGCAGGGGCCCGTCTCGCGGCTGGTTTTGGAGCGGATCAACCCGTACTACTCGCTGTTCATCGGGACGATGCTGATCGGTCTGGGAATCTCTTCGCTTGGCTTGGCCAACGGGTTTCTCGCGCTCAGCCTTGCGGCGGTCGTCTTCATCGTCGGAGAGATGATGCTGATGCCAATCTGGGACAGTTTGGTCGGCCATTTCGCCACAGCGGAGCTGCTGGGCGCCTATTACGGGTTGGCCAATGTGGTAATGGCCGTTGGCTCAGCGATGGGGACCGCAGTGGGCGGCAGTCTGGTCGAACGTCTCGGCGGTGTCGGCAGTCGACTGCCGTGGCTGGGCTACGCGCTGGCCACGCTGTTCTTCCTCTGTCTCGTCGGCCTGTTTGTCTACTATGCCAAAGACCGGCACGGCGGCGGCCAGCATCAGCCGACGAGCGGCACCGGCGGCATCGCCCATATTTTCAAGGAAAAGGTGAAATGA
- a CDS encoding YfhD family protein, with protein sequence MPKSVKQHDGEQRSRRPIARNEDVQYSEELADAADREAQKRANAADQRQGIRP encoded by the coding sequence TTGCCGAAATCTGTGAAACAACATGACGGCGAGCAGCGCAGTCGCCGGCCGATTGCGCGCAATGAGGACGTCCAGTACAGTGAAGAGCTGGCTGATGCAGCCGATCGCGAAGCACAAAAACGGGCGAATGCTGCCGACCAGCGGCAAGGCATCCGCCCATAG
- a CDS encoding YtrH family sporulation protein — protein sequence MAQVVLTFFIAYGIVVGGSITGGIGAFLTEKMPLWYTAELAKQLKIWGLVGALGGTFDSFMQIEKIFDGQLSPVLRQLILIFAAFMGAHIGSLSIEWLVQAKK from the coding sequence ATGGCGCAGGTGGTGCTCACCTTTTTTATTGCCTACGGCATTGTCGTCGGTGGGTCCATCACCGGCGGGATCGGCGCGTTTCTCACCGAAAAGATGCCGCTCTGGTATACCGCGGAGCTGGCCAAACAGCTGAAGATCTGGGGACTGGTGGGAGCGCTCGGGGGAACGTTTGATTCGTTTATGCAAATCGAAAAAATTTTTGACGGCCAGCTTTCGCCCGTGCTGAGACAGCTGATCCTGATCTTTGCCGCGTTCATGGGGGCCCATATCGGGTCACTTTCAATCGAATGGCTGGTGCAGGCGAAAAAATGA
- a CDS encoding sporulation protein, protein MSVFKKLLASVGIGSAKVDARLHNDSLMPGETLSGEVHIVGGDVSQEIDDIYMFVVTHYEREYDDKKVKEECVLVKHRLAERFLLKPEETKIIPFAFPLPYETPLTIGRQPVYLRTGLDIKNAIDPGDSDYIEVRPHPWMSKVLDAVKQIGFQLYKVDCEYNRYLGRTYPFVQEFEFRPTGKYRGRLDELEVIFFLRRDELEVLMQVDKRARGLIGALEEAFNMDERYVRFRLTAADAQRSTGELAQAIDQTIQRSLR, encoded by the coding sequence ATGTCGGTGTTTAAGAAATTGCTTGCCAGTGTCGGGATTGGTTCCGCCAAAGTAGACGCGCGTCTGCACAACGATTCTCTGATGCCGGGAGAGACGCTCAGCGGCGAGGTGCACATTGTCGGCGGAGATGTGAGCCAGGAGATTGACGACATCTACATGTTCGTGGTGACCCATTATGAGCGGGAGTACGACGACAAAAAAGTAAAAGAAGAATGTGTCCTCGTCAAACACCGCCTGGCGGAACGGTTTCTGCTGAAACCGGAAGAAACCAAGATCATCCCGTTCGCCTTTCCCCTCCCTTACGAGACGCCGTTGACGATCGGGCGGCAGCCGGTTTATCTCAGAACCGGGCTGGACATCAAAAATGCGATTGACCCGGGCGATTCCGATTACATCGAAGTACGGCCCCATCCCTGGATGAGCAAGGTGCTGGATGCCGTCAAGCAAATCGGGTTCCAATTGTACAAAGTGGATTGCGAGTACAACCGCTATCTGGGACGGACGTACCCGTTCGTACAGGAGTTTGAGTTCCGCCCGACCGGCAAGTACCGCGGCCGCCTGGACGAGCTGGAAGTGATCTTCTTCCTGCGGCGTGACGAGCTGGAAGTGCTGATGCAGGTCGACAAACGGGCACGGGGGCTGATCGGCGCGCTGGAAGAAGCGTTTAACATGGATGAGCGGTATGTGCGGTTTCGCCTGACTGCAGCCGATGCGCAGCGCTCGACCGGTGAGCTGGCGCAGGCGATCGATCAGACGATCCAGCGGAGCTTGCGTTAA
- the codY gene encoding GTP-sensing pleiotropic transcriptional regulator CodY encodes MSLLEKTRRINSMLQRTMGGSGVSYQEIAKLFSDVMTANVFFITADGRILGCGMLDEVDLQDEGRFASILPAQYNDLLLEVDRSLANEGTDSKYCMLSREWRSLLPEAKTTIVPINAGGSRLGTLVLIRAIDTFETDDLILAEIGATVVGMKIVRHRAEQIETEVRDKTFAKIALASLSYSEQIAIEKIMEQLDAKEGLLVASQLADQAGLTRSVIVNALRKLASAGVLESRSLGMKGTYIKVLNDKFQAELSKLKTS; translated from the coding sequence ATGAGTTTATTGGAAAAGACAAGAAGGATTAACAGTATGCTGCAGCGGACAATGGGCGGCAGCGGCGTCAGCTATCAGGAGATCGCCAAGCTCTTCTCGGATGTGATGACAGCCAACGTTTTCTTCATTACCGCTGACGGCAGGATTCTCGGCTGCGGAATGCTGGATGAGGTCGATCTGCAGGATGAGGGGCGATTTGCCAGCATCCTGCCGGCGCAGTACAACGACCTGCTGCTGGAAGTGGACCGGTCGCTGGCCAACGAGGGAACGGACAGCAAGTACTGCATGCTCTCGCGTGAATGGCGTTCCCTGTTGCCGGAAGCCAAGACCACGATTGTCCCGATCAATGCAGGCGGCAGCCGCCTGGGCACGCTCGTTCTGATTCGCGCGATAGACACGTTTGAAACCGACGACTTGATTCTCGCCGAGATTGGCGCGACCGTTGTCGGGATGAAAATCGTCCGCCATCGCGCTGAGCAGATCGAGACGGAAGTGCGTGACAAGACGTTTGCCAAGATTGCTTTGGCTTCCCTTTCCTACAGCGAGCAGATCGCCATTGAAAAGATCATGGAACAATTGGATGCCAAAGAGGGACTGCTGGTGGCCAGCCAGCTGGCTGATCAGGCGGGGCTGACCCGCTCGGTAATCGTCAACGCCCTGCGCAAGCTGGCCAGCGCCGGTGTGCTGGAATCCCGCTCGCTGGGCATGAAAGGCACGTACATCAAAGTGCTGAACGACAAATTCCAGGCAGAGCTGAGCAAGCTGAAAACCTCTTGA
- a CDS encoding SDR family NAD(P)-dependent oxidoreductase — MRGERDVTAANRLVIITGGGSGLGYELARLHLAQNDQVVITGRDLAKLAAAQNKLSDPPQLYTYPLDVTDQAAVSRFADWIKDRFDRCDILYNNAGSAVFKAFAEMSPDEIKQTVAVNLEGVLYMTRAFLPLMAARKSGHVVNIASLAGEVATAKAAVYAASKAAVIRFSDGLRQEVAAQGIAVTCILPGPIDTPFLDRADQSGKYRAKVRPFLLPPEQAAQLIVRAVEDKRAVAAMPRSLSLLAALYRLLPRQLHALLAPLVNRK; from the coding sequence ATGCGAGGGGAACGAGACGTGACAGCAGCCAACCGTTTGGTGATCATCACCGGCGGCGGAAGCGGCTTGGGTTACGAACTGGCGCGGCTTCATCTGGCGCAAAACGACCAGGTGGTCATCACCGGCCGGGATCTTGCCAAGCTGGCCGCGGCACAAAACAAGCTGAGCGATCCGCCGCAGCTGTACACCTATCCGCTGGACGTGACGGATCAAGCTGCGGTCAGCCGCTTCGCCGACTGGATCAAAGACCGGTTTGACCGTTGCGACATATTGTACAACAACGCCGGAAGCGCAGTGTTCAAAGCGTTTGCGGAGATGAGCCCGGACGAGATCAAACAAACGGTTGCCGTCAATCTGGAAGGCGTCCTCTACATGACCCGCGCCTTTCTGCCGCTGATGGCAGCGCGCAAGAGCGGACACGTTGTCAATATCGCTTCGCTCGCCGGCGAGGTGGCCACCGCCAAAGCAGCCGTGTACGCGGCCAGCAAAGCGGCGGTGATCCGCTTTAGTGATGGCCTGCGGCAGGAAGTGGCGGCCCAAGGGATCGCGGTTACCTGCATTCTGCCCGGTCCGATCGATACGCCGTTTCTCGACCGGGCCGACCAATCCGGGAAGTATCGGGCAAAGGTCCGCCCGTTTCTGCTTCCCCCGGAACAAGCGGCGCAGCTGATCGTGCGGGCGGTCGAGGACAAGCGGGCTGTGGCGGCCATGCCGCGCTCCCTCTCCCTTTTGGCGGCGCTGTATCGGCTTTTGCCCCGGCAGCTCCACGCGCTGCTGGCACCTTTAGTGAATCGAAAGTGA
- a CDS encoding DUF1540 domain-containing protein gives MPIVKCSVSNCSYWGEGNNCVAEMIMVEIDRHAQSRLREEYADEYRHDDSHKDQASQSNETCCHTFKPKHAAS, from the coding sequence ATGCCGATCGTAAAATGCAGCGTTTCCAACTGTTCCTACTGGGGTGAAGGAAACAACTGTGTCGCAGAGATGATTATGGTCGAAATTGACCGTCATGCGCAGTCCCGGCTGCGGGAAGAATACGCGGACGAGTACCGCCATGATGATTCGCACAAAGATCAGGCGAGCCAATCGAACGAAACTTGTTGTCACACCTTCAAACCAAAACATGCCGCTTCCTGA
- the dapF gene encoding diaminopimelate epimerase, with product MKFSKMHGLGNDYVYVNCFDEPLEGVDLPELARRVSDRHFGIGGDGLILIMPSQRADFRMRVFNSDGSEAKSCGNGLRCVSKYVYDHGLTKRTRFSVETLGGVVYPEVTIGADGKVELVTIDMGEPKLDPAQIPLQLSGLSGRGEQPVIDQPLEVAGRTFQLTAVSMGNPHAVLVVDEVRDADVQRYGPLIEFHEWFPERTNVEFIQVLNRREILFRVWERGSGITLACGTGACAAAVAAVLNGKTDRRVTVHLAGGDLLIEWREEDNHVYMTGPAVEVYRGQYLGELPRLAQAQ from the coding sequence ATGAAGTTTAGCAAAATGCATGGATTAGGCAATGATTACGTGTACGTGAACTGTTTTGACGAACCGCTGGAGGGTGTCGATTTGCCGGAACTGGCCCGCCGCGTGAGTGACCGCCATTTTGGCATCGGCGGCGACGGCCTGATTCTGATCATGCCGTCGCAGCGGGCCGACTTTCGCATGCGGGTGTTCAACAGCGATGGAAGCGAAGCGAAGAGCTGCGGCAATGGGCTGCGCTGTGTCAGCAAGTACGTCTACGATCACGGGCTGACGAAGCGAACGCGTTTTTCCGTGGAGACGTTGGGCGGCGTCGTCTACCCGGAAGTGACGATCGGCGCGGACGGAAAAGTGGAATTGGTCACGATTGACATGGGAGAGCCGAAGCTGGATCCCGCGCAGATTCCGCTTCAGCTGAGCGGGCTGAGCGGGCGCGGGGAGCAACCCGTGATCGACCAGCCGCTTGAAGTAGCCGGCCGGACGTTTCAGCTGACGGCGGTTTCGATGGGCAATCCGCACGCGGTGCTTGTCGTCGACGAAGTGCGCGACGCAGATGTGCAGCGCTACGGTCCGCTGATTGAGTTTCACGAATGGTTTCCGGAACGGACCAATGTAGAGTTTATCCAGGTCTTGAATCGCCGGGAAATCCTGTTTCGCGTCTGGGAGCGGGGCAGCGGAATCACCTTGGCCTGCGGCACCGGAGCCTGCGCGGCGGCGGTGGCGGCCGTCTTAAACGGAAAAACGGACCGTCGCGTCACGGTCCATTTGGCGGGGGGCGATCTGCTGATTGAATGGCGGGAGGAAGACAACCACGTGTACATGACGGGTCCGGCAGTGGAAGTTTACCGCGGTCAGTACCTGGGAGAGCTGCCGCGTCTTGCGCAGGCGCAATGA